In one window of Leptospira sp. WS92.C1 DNA:
- a CDS encoding imelysin family protein — MRTSFFSNLRFSPSVAAKKIKILVLTLVIVIPGIRCEDLGKITSAETFWIALFANASTGEFLTYTANRVALSQLSQLVSAANDLKTSASAYKTAQGTANLNDLRNKWSAARKIFKRAEVFYISRSYIPSNYFHRLDGYILGENFRPDAGDLEAIVAGASILTPTSVDTFTIPRRGFETLEYFLYDSGTGTDAIAIVDGENAGSIRSLAYIEALADVIHRDSQRLYAAWAPATGNFSGNLSSGSGVFGGIKDAVDSFINGMVQLVYINQDVRVGVPAGLTLAGPTQFPAKLESVYSKNSYQDLLSSVEGIELVYLGNPGDTESRSLSYLVQLQNTSLDLRIKDKISTIKSRIQGRIDVSSTLENDLAGNLTFVNTEIYLRLRELRVIYATELIGILGANALPSNSDGD; from the coding sequence ATGAGAACTTCATTCTTTTCTAATTTACGATTTTCGCCTTCGGTCGCCGCCAAAAAAATCAAGATCCTCGTCTTGACGTTAGTCATCGTCATTCCCGGAATCCGTTGCGAGGATTTGGGAAAGATCACAAGTGCCGAAACCTTTTGGATCGCCCTCTTTGCAAACGCGAGTACGGGGGAATTTTTAACATACACTGCAAACCGAGTCGCCCTTTCCCAATTGAGTCAATTGGTATCCGCGGCCAATGATTTGAAAACGAGCGCCTCCGCATACAAAACCGCGCAAGGCACCGCAAACCTAAACGATCTTCGAAACAAATGGAGCGCTGCTCGAAAAATCTTCAAACGTGCGGAGGTTTTTTATATCAGCCGGTCTTACATTCCTTCCAATTACTTTCATCGATTGGATGGATATATCTTAGGAGAAAATTTTCGTCCGGATGCGGGCGATTTGGAGGCGATCGTAGCGGGAGCGAGTATCCTGACTCCGACTAGCGTGGATACGTTTACGATTCCCAGAAGAGGATTCGAAACACTGGAATACTTTCTCTACGACTCCGGAACCGGGACCGATGCGATTGCGATCGTTGACGGAGAAAACGCGGGAAGCATTAGAAGTTTAGCATATATTGAAGCTCTTGCGGACGTGATTCACAGAGATTCCCAACGTCTCTATGCGGCATGGGCTCCCGCGACCGGAAACTTTTCCGGCAATTTATCTTCCGGTTCGGGTGTGTTCGGTGGGATCAAGGACGCGGTCGATTCGTTTATCAACGGAATGGTTCAGCTCGTCTATATAAACCAAGACGTTCGAGTAGGAGTTCCCGCGGGTCTGACACTTGCGGGTCCGACTCAGTTTCCAGCAAAGTTGGAATCCGTTTACAGCAAGAACTCGTATCAAGACCTGCTTTCTTCCGTGGAAGGAATCGAACTCGTGTATCTCGGAAATCCCGGTGACACGGAATCCAGGTCCCTCAGTTATTTAGTCCAACTTCAAAACACATCTCTTGATCTTAGAATCAAAGACAAGATTTCCACGATCAAAAGCAGAATCCAAGGGAGAATCGATGTCTCCTCGACTTTGGAAAACGATCTCGCCGGAAACTTAACGTTTGTAAATACCGAGATCTATCTTCGCCTTAGAGAGTTGAGAGTCATCTACGCTACCGAATTGATCGGAATCCTCGGGGCCAACGCGTTGCCGTCCAACTCGGACGGAGATTGA